Proteins co-encoded in one Bremerella sp. TYQ1 genomic window:
- a CDS encoding Gfo/Idh/MocA family protein has protein sequence MQRRTFLAATSAAMLFPLGAHAANPSMRVAVIGHTGRGNYGHGLDTMWQKIDDAQIVALADADPRGLSLATKRLGLAHGFDDYRKMLPEVRPDIVAVCPRHADQHHDMILAAIHAGAKGIYCEKPFVRTPAEADAILAAAEKQGTKIAVAHRNRYHPALAHIDALIESEKLGKILELRGKGKGDRRGGGEDLWVLGSHVLNLFCYFGGGKPKSCSAMMLQDGRLVTAGDVHDGAEGLGPLAGNEVHARYLMDNGLVAYYESIANDGTNGSGYCFEIIGSQGTVTWHIDRDPVAHFTPGNPFDPTLAPRQWIPITSAGVGKPETDKPLIQSVHNHVRAGNDLIAAMAEDRAPVCDIHEGAATVEMICGVFDSHRQGGKSVSFPLVERSNALSKMKS, from the coding sequence ATGCAACGCCGCACGTTTCTCGCTGCCACCTCGGCGGCAATGCTGTTTCCTCTTGGTGCCCATGCGGCGAATCCTTCGATGCGTGTTGCTGTCATCGGGCACACCGGGCGAGGGAACTACGGCCATGGTCTGGATACCATGTGGCAAAAGATCGACGACGCCCAAATCGTTGCCCTAGCCGATGCTGATCCGCGTGGACTTTCGCTCGCCACGAAACGACTCGGCTTGGCCCATGGCTTCGACGACTACCGCAAGATGCTCCCCGAAGTGCGTCCAGACATCGTCGCCGTTTGCCCTCGGCATGCCGATCAACATCACGACATGATCCTTGCTGCAATTCATGCTGGTGCGAAAGGGATCTACTGCGAAAAGCCATTCGTTCGCACACCAGCAGAAGCAGACGCCATCCTTGCCGCAGCGGAAAAGCAAGGAACGAAGATCGCCGTTGCTCATCGCAATCGGTACCACCCTGCCCTTGCCCACATCGATGCGTTAATCGAATCAGAGAAGCTTGGCAAAATCCTTGAGCTGCGTGGCAAAGGAAAAGGAGATCGTCGCGGCGGCGGAGAAGATCTCTGGGTCCTGGGTTCGCATGTTTTAAACTTGTTCTGCTACTTCGGTGGCGGCAAGCCCAAAAGTTGCTCGGCAATGATGCTTCAGGATGGTCGTCTGGTCACTGCCGGCGATGTTCATGACGGTGCCGAAGGACTCGGGCCGCTGGCCGGAAACGAAGTCCACGCACGTTATTTGATGGACAACGGCCTAGTCGCCTATTACGAGTCGATTGCGAACGATGGCACCAATGGAAGTGGGTATTGCTTCGAGATCATCGGCAGCCAGGGAACGGTGACCTGGCATATCGATCGCGATCCGGTAGCTCACTTTACTCCCGGCAATCCGTTCGATCCTACTCTGGCCCCACGACAATGGATACCGATTACCTCGGCCGGCGTCGGAAAGCCAGAGACCGACAAACCGTTGATTCAAAGCGTCCACAACCATGTTCGTGCCGGGAATGATTTAATAGCCGCTATGGCAGAAGATCGGGCCCCTGTATGCGACATTCACGAAGGGGCCGCAACCGTTGAAATGATTTGTGGTGTCTTCGACTCGCACCGACAAGGTGGCAAATCGGTTTCGTTCCCGCTTGTCGAACGAAGCAATGCTTTGTCAAAAATGAAGTCTTAA
- a CDS encoding right-handed parallel beta-helix repeat-containing protein, translating into MTPRITLLAVSICVALFAASTTSAAEYFVATDGLDTNSGTIDAPFASIQHAETVVVPGDTVFIRGGTYRMQESDIARKRRIWAYVIHLRKSGEEGKPIRYVAYQDERPIFDFSAVKPDGHRVHAFEVEGSWLHLRGLEVVGVQVTMTGHTQSICFSSNGSHNLFEQLSMHHGHAIGIYTVRGSDNLFLNCDAYENHDPVSQGGRGGNVDGFGCHPTRGAKNNVFRGCRAWFNADDGFDCISANEAVRFENCWAFWNGFSPGFEKRADGNGFKAGGYGISPNPRVPQEIPRHVIQNCVAVANKASGFYANHHPGGCDWLNNTAYRNPKNFNMLNRSTDFSKDVPGFGHVLKNNLAFGSSRALIEIDLDRCELEANTFPDNLHVDEKDFVQLKDHSQLTAPRQADGSLPEITFLHLARQSKLIDAGVDVGLPFEGDAPDIGAFETSP; encoded by the coding sequence ATGACACCCAGAATCACTCTGCTTGCGGTCTCGATTTGTGTTGCTCTTTTCGCCGCTTCCACGACTTCTGCCGCGGAATACTTTGTGGCGACCGACGGACTCGACACAAATTCCGGAACCATCGATGCCCCTTTCGCTTCGATCCAACATGCGGAAACGGTCGTTGTCCCTGGCGATACGGTCTTCATCCGCGGCGGCACGTATCGCATGCAAGAGTCCGACATCGCGCGCAAGCGTCGGATCTGGGCCTATGTCATTCATCTCCGTAAAAGTGGCGAAGAAGGTAAGCCAATTCGATACGTCGCGTACCAGGACGAACGCCCTATCTTTGACTTCTCGGCGGTCAAGCCCGACGGCCATCGCGTGCATGCGTTTGAAGTCGAAGGATCCTGGCTCCATTTGCGAGGCTTGGAAGTGGTCGGCGTTCAAGTCACGATGACAGGGCACACGCAGTCGATCTGCTTTTCCAGCAATGGAAGCCACAACCTATTTGAACAGCTCAGTATGCATCATGGTCATGCCATCGGTATCTATACCGTTCGCGGCTCTGACAATCTGTTTCTGAACTGCGACGCCTACGAAAACCACGATCCGGTTTCTCAAGGGGGACGTGGTGGAAATGTCGATGGCTTTGGCTGTCATCCAACGCGCGGAGCTAAGAACAACGTCTTCCGCGGATGTCGTGCGTGGTTTAACGCTGACGATGGATTCGACTGCATCAGCGCGAACGAAGCAGTTCGCTTTGAAAACTGCTGGGCTTTCTGGAATGGATTTTCTCCGGGGTTTGAAAAACGGGCCGATGGCAACGGTTTCAAAGCGGGAGGCTACGGCATTTCGCCTAACCCGCGCGTTCCCCAAGAGATTCCACGGCATGTCATTCAAAACTGCGTAGCAGTCGCCAATAAGGCGAGCGGATTTTATGCGAATCATCACCCCGGAGGCTGCGACTGGCTGAACAACACAGCCTATCGCAATCCGAAGAACTTCAACATGCTTAATCGCTCGACAGACTTCTCCAAAGACGTCCCAGGTTTCGGGCATGTGCTGAAGAACAATCTCGCGTTCGGCAGTTCGCGTGCGCTGATCGAAATCGATCTCGATCGATGCGAACTGGAAGCCAATACGTTTCCCGACAACTTGCATGTCGACGAAAAAGACTTTGTGCAACTAAAAGACCACTCGCAGCTTACCGCCCCTCGACAAGCCGATGGCAGTTTGCCGGAGATCACTTTCCTTCACCTCGCTCGGCAAAGTAAACTGATCGACGCTGGCGTTGATGTTGGACTGCCGTTCGAGGGAGATGCCCCTGACATCGGTGCTTTTGAAACCTCGCCGTAG
- a CDS encoding carboxypeptidase-like regulatory domain-containing protein, giving the protein MTRYLLLLGLFLGLPSLGCYSGSPSTIPGRSPTIPVQGVITLDNEPVANATVMFFCKKLRITSYGKTNENGEFSLTTYDPEDGAPEGRYVVTVKKSEQTITKPSEHPTLPPQSETVQLLPAEYGDLESTSLRATVITGGNNSFPFNLTR; this is encoded by the coding sequence ATGACTCGGTATCTGTTACTTCTCGGACTGTTTTTGGGGCTCCCTTCGTTAGGTTGCTACTCCGGAAGTCCCAGTACGATTCCAGGTCGCTCTCCAACGATTCCAGTTCAAGGAGTCATCACCCTTGATAACGAACCTGTCGCCAACGCGACGGTTATGTTCTTCTGCAAAAAACTGCGAATTACGTCGTATGGCAAGACGAATGAAAACGGTGAATTCTCGCTGACGACCTATGATCCCGAAGATGGTGCTCCAGAAGGTCGCTACGTCGTAACGGTTAAGAAAAGCGAGCAAACGATCACAAAACCTAGTGAGCATCCTACGTTACCTCCGCAGTCCGAGACCGTTCAGCTGTTGCCGGCGGAGTATGGCGACTTGGAATCGACCTCTCTTCGCGCGACCGTCATTACGGGGGGAAATAACTCCTTCCCGTTCAATCTTACTCGCTAG